A DNA window from Camelina sativa cultivar DH55 chromosome 13, Cs, whole genome shotgun sequence contains the following coding sequences:
- the LOC104737516 gene encoding uncharacterized protein P8A3.02c-like codes for MRRSPKNNSIMDDNEVENLRAAFGDSSDDDDVVDQAIGDTTVWERVEEINGLWLCRNFLSSAHQSVLLSAILSEGWFVEDSINQAMRFGDLPSWAIELSDLIRETVESVDLRVLPSDLLWREPLFDQLIVNLYQPGEGICAHVDLLRFEDGIAILSLESPCVMRFSPAEKEEEEDEYVDVLLNPGSLILMSGEARYQWKHEINRKQNGFQVWQGEEIDQKRRISITLRKLCQA; via the exons atgaGAAGGAGCCCAAAGAATAACTCAATAATGGACGACAATGAAGTAGAGAATTTGAGAGCAGCTTTTGGAGATTCGTCCGATGACGACGATGTCGTAGATCAAGCAATCGGAGATACGACGGTGTGGGAGCGAGTGGAGGAGATCAATGGTTTATGGCTCTGTAGAAACTTTCTCTCTTCCGCTCACCAGTCTGTTTTGCTCTCCGCCATTCTCAGCG aagGTTGGTTCGTTGAAGATTCAATTAACCAG gCGATGAGATTTGGTGATCTCCCTTCATGGGCAATCGAACTATCTGATCTCATCCGTGAGACTGTGGAATCTGTTGATCTTCGAGTGTTGCCTtctgatttgctgtggagagaACCTCTTTTCGACCAGcttattgttaatttataccAACCAGGTGAG GGGATTTGTGCACATGTTGATCTGCTGCGTTTTGAAGATGGAATTGCCATTCTCTCTCTGGAATCACCTTGCGTGATGCGGTTCAGTCCCgcagaaaaggaagaagaagaagatgaatacgTAGATGTTTTGTTGAACCCGGGATCTCTTATTCTCATGTCTGGAGAAGCTCGGTATCAATGGAAACACGAGATCAATCGAAAGCAGAATGGGTTTCAGGTATGGCAAGGAGAAGAAATTGATCAGAAACGAAGAATCTCCATTACCTTGAGAAAGCTATGTCAAGCTTAA